From Chaetodon trifascialis isolate fChaTrf1 chromosome 1, fChaTrf1.hap1, whole genome shotgun sequence, one genomic window encodes:
- the LOC139334336 gene encoding mitochondrial inner membrane m-AAA protease component AFG3L1-like isoform X2: protein MGLLTASVAPLRNRVRSVGTWSRDLSAISATFLPSGAVASRSLIQRRCGGLYQHSFPLARLLSSNKPPRGFEKFFPKNEESTGVNKSEEDENTEGQEPLVKEGQDDEDEDEDEDERRRGGKKEESHWWTRFQEDFPWDERAVLNFAIGAAGMTSAFLYFYFRETGVQISWKDFVHHYLSRGLVGHLEVVNKQYVKVIPAHGVNSSEVSYLWFNIGSVESFEHNLEMAQQEMGLDSTQKVPVFYSSDNNGTLLLSVLPSLLLVGLFLLATRQGPLAGGRGGRGRVNPFSMSESKAKIIKDGISVRFKDVAGCEEAKLEILEFINFLKNPQKYQDLGAKIPKGAVLSGPPGTGKTLLAKATAGEANVPFITVNGSEFQEMFVGVGPARIRDMFATARKNAPCILFIDEIDAVGKKRGRGNFGNQSEQENTLNQLLVEMDGFNSSTNVVVLAGTNRADILDPALMRPGRFDRHIYIGPPDIKGRASIFKVHLRPLKLDSNIDMQALARKLAALTPGFTGADIANVCNEAALIAARHLNQHISTKHFEQAVERVVGGLEKKTQVLQLPEKTTVAYHEAGHAVVGWFLEHADPLLKVSIVPRGKGLGYAQYLPKEQYLFTREQLFDRMCMMLGGRVAEQVFFHRITTGAQDDLRKVTQSAYAQVVQFGMNEAVGQLSFDLPQQGNMVTEKPFSEPTAQLIDQEVRLLIDAAFQRTLQLITDKKEIVEKVANRLLEKEILDKADMLELLGARPFQEKSSYEEFVEGLGDFEEDTSLPAGLKHWNKNKGDEQHLQNRKNKSAFYL, encoded by the exons ATGGGGCTGCTCACTGCGAGTGTCGCCCCTCTTCGGAACCGGGTCCGGTCGGTTGGGACGTGGAGCCGAGACTTATCCGCTATTTCAGCAACTTTTCTCCCCAGCGGCGCAGTGGCGTCG AGGTCACTGATCCAAAGGAGATGTGGAGGATTATATCAGCACAGTTTCCCACTCGCTCGATTACTAAGCTCAAACAAACCACCAAGAG gttttgaaaagtttttccCAAAGAACGaagaaagcacaggtgttaacAAATCAGAGGAAG atgaaaacactgaagggCAAGAACCTCTTGTGAAGGAAGGGcaagatgatgaggatgaggatgaggatgaggatgaacgacgaagaggaggaaaaaaggaagaatcTCACTGGTGGACACGCTTTCAG GAGGATTTTCCCTGGGATGAAAGGGCAGTTCTGAACTTTGCAATTGGTGCTGCAGGCATGACCTCAGcttttttatacttttacttcagaGAGACGGGGGTCCAGATCTCCTGGAAGGACTTTGTGCATCACTACTTGAGCAGAGGCTTG GTGGGTCACCTGGAGGTTGTCAATAAGCAATATGTCAAAGTAATTCCTGCCCATGGAGTGAACTCATCAGAAGTG AGCTATTTGTGGTTCAACATTGGCAGTGTTGAGTCATTTGAGCACAACCTGGAGATGGCCCAGCAAGAAATGGGTCTggactccacacagaaagtgccCGTATTCTACAGCAGTGACAACAATGG GACACTCCTTTTGAGCGTCCTCCCATCCTTACTTCTGGTTGGCTTGTTCCTTCTTGCCACGCGGCAGGGACCATTGGCAGGAGGTCGTGGAGGCAGAGGGCGAGTAAACCCCTTTAGCATGAGTGAATCCAAAGCCAAGATAATAAAAGACGGCATCAGTGTTCGATTCAAGGACGTTGCAGGCTGTGAGGAGGCCAAACTGGAGATATTGGAGTTTATTAACTTCTTGAAGAACCCGCAGAAGTACCAGGACTTAGGAGCCAAGATCCCAAAG GGTGCAGTATTATCAGGTCCTCCTGGAACTGGAAAAACATTGCTCGCCAAAGCCACTGCTGGAGAGGCCAACGTCCCTTTCATCACCGTCAACGGCTCAGAGTTCCAGGAAATGTTTGTCGGTGTGGGCCCAGCAAGG ATAAGGGATATGTTTGCCACAGCTCGGAAAAATGCCCCCTGCATCCTTTTCATTGATGAGATTGATGCTGTGGGcaagaagagaggcagaggtaACTTTGGCAACCAGAGCGAGCAGGAAAACACCCTCAACCAATTGCTTGTGGAAATGGACG GGTTTAACAGCAGCACCAATGTGGTCGTTTTGGCTGGCACCAATCGAGCTGATATCCTGGACCCTGCTTTGATGAGGCCTGGACGCTTTGATCGACATATATACATAG gcCCTCCAGATATTAAAGGCAGGGCATCCATCTTTAAGGTGCATTTAAGACCTCTGAAGTTGGACTCCAATATAGACATGCAGGCTTTGGCCAGGAAGCTAGCGGCACTAACCCCAGGTTTTACTG GGGCTGATATTGCTAATGTGTGTAATGAGGCCGCCCTCATAGCTGCACGTCACCTCAACCAACATATCAGCACGAAGCACTTCGAGCAGGCAGTCGAGAGAGTTGTTGGAG GTCTGGAGAAAAAGACTCAGGTACTGCAGCTTCCAGAGAAAACTACTGTGGCTTATCATGAGGCTGGACATGCTGTGGTGGGCTGGTTCCTAGAACATGCAGACCCCCTACTTAAG GTGTCCATTGTTCCCAGAGGGAAAGGTTTGGGTTATGCCCAGTATCTGCCAAAGGAACAGTATCTGTTCACCCGggagcagctgtttgacagaATGTGCATGATGCTGGGGGGTCGAGTGGCTGAGCAGGTTTTCTTTCATCGAATCACCACCGGGGCGCAGGATGACCTCAGGAAAGTCACACAGTCTGCCTACGCACAG GTCGTACAGTTCGGAATGAATGAGGCAGTGGGTCAGCTGTCCTTTGACCTCCCTCAGCAGGGTAACATGGTGACTGAGAAACCCTTCAGTGAACCGACAGCCCAGCTGATAGATCAGGAGGTGCGCTTGCTTATAGACGCAGCCTTCCAGCGGACACTTCAGCTCATCACCGATAAGAAAGAAATAGTGGAGAAG GTGGCAAACCGTCTTCTAGAAAAGGAGATTCTAGACAAGGCCGACATGCTGGAGCTGCTTGGAGCTCGTCCCTTTCAAGAGAAGTCATCATACGAGGAGTTTGTTGAAGGGCTGGGGGACTTTGAGGAGGACACTTCTCTGCCTGCAGGGCTGAAGCACTGGAACAAGAACAAAGGGGATGAACAACACCTGCAGAATAGGAAAAACAAATCAGCCTTCTACCTGTAG
- the LOC139334336 gene encoding mitochondrial inner membrane m-AAA protease component AFG3L1-like isoform X1, whose translation MGLLTASVAPLRNRVRSVGTWSRDLSAISATFLPSGAVASKRSLIQRRCGGLYQHSFPLARLLSSNKPPRGFEKFFPKNEESTGVNKSEEDENTEGQEPLVKEGQDDEDEDEDEDERRRGGKKEESHWWTRFQEDFPWDERAVLNFAIGAAGMTSAFLYFYFRETGVQISWKDFVHHYLSRGLVGHLEVVNKQYVKVIPAHGVNSSEVSYLWFNIGSVESFEHNLEMAQQEMGLDSTQKVPVFYSSDNNGTLLLSVLPSLLLVGLFLLATRQGPLAGGRGGRGRVNPFSMSESKAKIIKDGISVRFKDVAGCEEAKLEILEFINFLKNPQKYQDLGAKIPKGAVLSGPPGTGKTLLAKATAGEANVPFITVNGSEFQEMFVGVGPARIRDMFATARKNAPCILFIDEIDAVGKKRGRGNFGNQSEQENTLNQLLVEMDGFNSSTNVVVLAGTNRADILDPALMRPGRFDRHIYIGPPDIKGRASIFKVHLRPLKLDSNIDMQALARKLAALTPGFTGADIANVCNEAALIAARHLNQHISTKHFEQAVERVVGGLEKKTQVLQLPEKTTVAYHEAGHAVVGWFLEHADPLLKVSIVPRGKGLGYAQYLPKEQYLFTREQLFDRMCMMLGGRVAEQVFFHRITTGAQDDLRKVTQSAYAQVVQFGMNEAVGQLSFDLPQQGNMVTEKPFSEPTAQLIDQEVRLLIDAAFQRTLQLITDKKEIVEKVANRLLEKEILDKADMLELLGARPFQEKSSYEEFVEGLGDFEEDTSLPAGLKHWNKNKGDEQHLQNRKNKSAFYL comes from the exons ATGGGGCTGCTCACTGCGAGTGTCGCCCCTCTTCGGAACCGGGTCCGGTCGGTTGGGACGTGGAGCCGAGACTTATCCGCTATTTCAGCAACTTTTCTCCCCAGCGGCGCAGTGGCGTCG AAGAGGTCACTGATCCAAAGGAGATGTGGAGGATTATATCAGCACAGTTTCCCACTCGCTCGATTACTAAGCTCAAACAAACCACCAAGAG gttttgaaaagtttttccCAAAGAACGaagaaagcacaggtgttaacAAATCAGAGGAAG atgaaaacactgaagggCAAGAACCTCTTGTGAAGGAAGGGcaagatgatgaggatgaggatgaggatgaggatgaacgacgaagaggaggaaaaaaggaagaatcTCACTGGTGGACACGCTTTCAG GAGGATTTTCCCTGGGATGAAAGGGCAGTTCTGAACTTTGCAATTGGTGCTGCAGGCATGACCTCAGcttttttatacttttacttcagaGAGACGGGGGTCCAGATCTCCTGGAAGGACTTTGTGCATCACTACTTGAGCAGAGGCTTG GTGGGTCACCTGGAGGTTGTCAATAAGCAATATGTCAAAGTAATTCCTGCCCATGGAGTGAACTCATCAGAAGTG AGCTATTTGTGGTTCAACATTGGCAGTGTTGAGTCATTTGAGCACAACCTGGAGATGGCCCAGCAAGAAATGGGTCTggactccacacagaaagtgccCGTATTCTACAGCAGTGACAACAATGG GACACTCCTTTTGAGCGTCCTCCCATCCTTACTTCTGGTTGGCTTGTTCCTTCTTGCCACGCGGCAGGGACCATTGGCAGGAGGTCGTGGAGGCAGAGGGCGAGTAAACCCCTTTAGCATGAGTGAATCCAAAGCCAAGATAATAAAAGACGGCATCAGTGTTCGATTCAAGGACGTTGCAGGCTGTGAGGAGGCCAAACTGGAGATATTGGAGTTTATTAACTTCTTGAAGAACCCGCAGAAGTACCAGGACTTAGGAGCCAAGATCCCAAAG GGTGCAGTATTATCAGGTCCTCCTGGAACTGGAAAAACATTGCTCGCCAAAGCCACTGCTGGAGAGGCCAACGTCCCTTTCATCACCGTCAACGGCTCAGAGTTCCAGGAAATGTTTGTCGGTGTGGGCCCAGCAAGG ATAAGGGATATGTTTGCCACAGCTCGGAAAAATGCCCCCTGCATCCTTTTCATTGATGAGATTGATGCTGTGGGcaagaagagaggcagaggtaACTTTGGCAACCAGAGCGAGCAGGAAAACACCCTCAACCAATTGCTTGTGGAAATGGACG GGTTTAACAGCAGCACCAATGTGGTCGTTTTGGCTGGCACCAATCGAGCTGATATCCTGGACCCTGCTTTGATGAGGCCTGGACGCTTTGATCGACATATATACATAG gcCCTCCAGATATTAAAGGCAGGGCATCCATCTTTAAGGTGCATTTAAGACCTCTGAAGTTGGACTCCAATATAGACATGCAGGCTTTGGCCAGGAAGCTAGCGGCACTAACCCCAGGTTTTACTG GGGCTGATATTGCTAATGTGTGTAATGAGGCCGCCCTCATAGCTGCACGTCACCTCAACCAACATATCAGCACGAAGCACTTCGAGCAGGCAGTCGAGAGAGTTGTTGGAG GTCTGGAGAAAAAGACTCAGGTACTGCAGCTTCCAGAGAAAACTACTGTGGCTTATCATGAGGCTGGACATGCTGTGGTGGGCTGGTTCCTAGAACATGCAGACCCCCTACTTAAG GTGTCCATTGTTCCCAGAGGGAAAGGTTTGGGTTATGCCCAGTATCTGCCAAAGGAACAGTATCTGTTCACCCGggagcagctgtttgacagaATGTGCATGATGCTGGGGGGTCGAGTGGCTGAGCAGGTTTTCTTTCATCGAATCACCACCGGGGCGCAGGATGACCTCAGGAAAGTCACACAGTCTGCCTACGCACAG GTCGTACAGTTCGGAATGAATGAGGCAGTGGGTCAGCTGTCCTTTGACCTCCCTCAGCAGGGTAACATGGTGACTGAGAAACCCTTCAGTGAACCGACAGCCCAGCTGATAGATCAGGAGGTGCGCTTGCTTATAGACGCAGCCTTCCAGCGGACACTTCAGCTCATCACCGATAAGAAAGAAATAGTGGAGAAG GTGGCAAACCGTCTTCTAGAAAAGGAGATTCTAGACAAGGCCGACATGCTGGAGCTGCTTGGAGCTCGTCCCTTTCAAGAGAAGTCATCATACGAGGAGTTTGTTGAAGGGCTGGGGGACTTTGAGGAGGACACTTCTCTGCCTGCAGGGCTGAAGCACTGGAACAAGAACAAAGGGGATGAACAACACCTGCAGAATAGGAAAAACAAATCAGCCTTCTACCTGTAG